A stretch of the Schistocerca serialis cubense isolate TAMUIC-IGC-003099 chromosome 2, iqSchSeri2.2, whole genome shotgun sequence genome encodes the following:
- the LOC126456414 gene encoding cuticle protein 18.6-like, whose translation MACKLIVLSVMVAVASAGYLGAPAVYAPGAPLAARGYAAPAYAAPAYAAPIARYAAPVARAYAAPVARAYAPAVAAAPAAVEYDPHPQYSFAYNVQDAHTGDSKAQHESRSGDVVQGSYSLAEPDGSIRVVDYTADPVNGFNAVVHKEAGAHPAVAAPVAVAHAPVAVAAPARAYAAPIARAAYAAPIARAAYAPALAYGGAYHG comes from the exons atgGCGTGCAAG TTGATCGTCCTGTCCGTGATGGTGGCCGTGGCTAGCGCCGGGTACCTTGGTGCCCCCGCCGTCTACGCCCCCGGCGCGCCTCTGGCTGCCCGAGGATACGCCGCCCCCGCCTACGCCGCCCCTGCGTATGCCGCCCCCATTGCTCGTTACGCTGCCCCCGTCGCTAGGGCCTATGCTGCCCCTGTCGCCAGGGCCTACGCCCCAGCTgtcgctgccgcccccgccgctgtCGAGTACGACCCCCACCCACAGTACAGCTTCGCCTACAACGTCCAGGACGCCCACACTGGTGACTCGAAAGCCCAGCACGAGAGCCGCAGCGGAGACGTCGTCCAGGGCAGCTACAGCCTGGCCGAACCCGACGGTTCCATCCGCGTCGTCGACTACACCGCTGACCCCGTGAACGGCTTCAATGCCGTCGTGCACAAGGAGGCTGGAGCCCACCCCGCCGTCGCCGCCCCCGTGGCCGTCGCCCACGCCCCCGTTGCAGTCGCCGCCCCCGCTAGGGCTTACGCCGCCCCCATTGCCAGGGCTGCCTACGCCGCCCCCATCGCTAGGGCTGCCTACGCGCCCGCCCTGGCCTACGGTGGCGCCTACCATGGTTAA